Part of the Sciurus carolinensis chromosome 7, mSciCar1.2, whole genome shotgun sequence genome, TTATGGTAGCCCATTAATTAAGAAGATGGATGACATACCATTGACAGGGTAGTCAAAGGAAAATCTTATCATTTGTCTGTCCTATTCTAtgactttgattttgtttttctaaataatttagtttaaaataatacaagtaattaaaaaatcttaattctGTCTACATATGTGACTAAtatgtgaagaaagagaaagacaataaTTGCATCAGAGAGAAAATCATAATTACATCTTTTTGTTAGAGAAACAAATGCtgtgaagtttttatttaaatatttctttactaGTTCTCATTGGAAAGatcattttttcttgtctttcaaaCTAATATTGtgcttctttattattattactagaaATAATTAAATCTAGGTCAGCTATTCTAAGAATTAGTGAAGTaagatattcaataaattctcATATAAATTCCCCTGAATCATTCATTCAAACTATCTCTACTCtaattgtattctttttcttattatttatttatctttaattgtATTCCATTTGACATTAGTATTCAGATTTTTGGGTAATTGAATGAGCTCATTGTAAACAAATCTAACAACTGAGAGGCTTACACCCAACCACAGTTCAGTAGTTAACTAATTGTACAAAAGAAACCTTTCCATAGAGAACTCTGTCCCAAAATTTTTTCTCTGGTAATTCACCTGGGAGAAGGACAAATGAATTGTCTATGTGAAAAGAATGCCCAAGAGTTTTCATGAACAGCATGTAAATATTATGCTCAAAAAGCACTCTGAATAATTTCTAGTTTGCCTTCCTAACCTAGGCATTTTTTCTTTGGCACTTGCATCAACAGAAAAACTAGTTGCTTTGAAGCAGATAGTTAAAGATGCATCTGTGAACTAAAGTTTCTCTGTcctctgaaaatttaaaaattcaaatatacttcctcacatttcctttatattgaggaatctcaaaataaagtaagtaAAAGATACTTGTTTTTATGGGCAATGCATTCTCAGAGGAGGTTGGAATGTGTGTACATTATAGTACCCAATACATATATGAAAGGCAGAGTGTATTtcatttcaggaatttttttctaatgtttggAAATATGTAGTTCAGTGCCTTAGTGAGCTACTAGACTTCACTTGCAATTAATTAGTTTCTCACTTAAATTgatgataaaaaacaaagatatttcaGACAGATATTAACTACTTGAATGAGATAAGAAACTTTCATTCAATTACTTGAGTATCTCCTATCAatcaattttaatatatgttcAAAATTTCATGGTTTGATTTCTCCATGTTTCAATCAGAGTTTGGGGTCAGATGAAAATAACCTAGATTTCTTCTTGGGATCTTCTACTCTCTATATAACTGAACAGTACTTACAAGTCTAAATTAAATATTGTGTAGGATGAAAATGAAGTAGAAGCAAGATATACTAGAATAAAATATGAGGGTAGATACAAAGATAATGTCAACAGGAATACAGTCTACCAACTTACTAAGatgattttaaacatttgtacATAAATAGATTCCCATGTAGTAAATAGGGATGGAAAATCACTGGAAGTAAAAGATCCAAATGTCATAGAATCCAAGagttaaaagtaatgaaatatgAGAATGATATGGAAAAGGTGAGAGAGTTCTATGGATAGAATTAATGACCTTAAATACACGTCAGAGTGACTTGCATGGATTAGACATACCTACTTCTGTCTATAGGCAAGTACACAGAAAaaaggaaggggctgcagggcGAGCATCATTCACAGTCAAAACatacttaataaagaaaaaatatgaacaaaatccaaaataatacaaattaaataaaaattcagaaagcacACTGGAGGGATGATTGTCATCAGagttagagaaaataaattatggaaaaatTCCTGAAGTCTAATtgaaaattcttctttaaaaaaattgaagaatggAGTCTAGTTCAATAAAGCATTTTTtgacataaaaaaagaatagaaaaaaataattgaagaacgGTCTCTGGTAGAAAAAGATATGATGTGGatataacaatgttttaaaaatagaaaacatgtatCTTATATTGTAATTATTTAATACTGTGGGTGGACTgcaatttttagaaaattgttttatCAATATGATAATTCTGACTTTGCTTATTTCACATCCCTTCCACATCATGGAATTTTCGTGTGAAAGAAAACCTGGGCCCAGAGATGTTCCTAAATTCTCTGTGGTCCTATAACATCTTAAGTAATATAGCTGAATTATAGGGGCCACAGTAATTCAGAAAACAAACTTGCAGTacagatgttttgttttgttttaaatctttaaacTCCAAATTTATTGTCTGGACAATCTCACTATCTCATTTAAGGCATtgattatattttgatttttacctttaCCTTTCTAATTATAAGGACATTCTAAGAATTAATGATTAATAATATCCTAAAATATGGATACTAAAATTTCCTTTGTCATAGGGTCTGGGGGTGGGTGAGTATTACTGGTTCACACACTCAATTTATACCTGAAGAAACTGATGTTGAAAGTGTTTGATTTCTTGTTCAATTTCAAGTAGCTAGTAGTGATGGGATTAAATCCAAAGATCACTCACTCCCTATGCAGGTGGTAAAACTATTCAAGCAACTTGTTGGGGTAGGACAGGCCTAGCATGATGATTCTCAGAGCTCAAAATTTCCTACTCCTTCTTCTACTATCACTACCTTGATATTGCACCCTTTCTAACATTTCTGAAATGATGCAACACTGCTTGTGAAGAGGATTTATGTGATTCCAGGATTCCGTGCTATACCTGCTTGATCAGACAGCTGGAGACAAAAACCAGTAAACTTTTTAACAACCTCCCCAGCTGATTTTTATGTTAGccaaagtttgaaaaccactgtctGGGAATTTCCCTAGCATAGTCACCTCTACTTGTTATTGAATTTTCAACATAAGGAGATCATTATTGTCTTCCTGTATTTTTCAAAGGAGGAAATTCAGTTTCagaatatttatctattttttactGTAACTGCCATTTCTTATAATGCCATGAATGGAAATTTGGTCATTTAATGACAGACCTTTGCCTTCTTCCATCCAAGAGTTATTGCACAATATCCTCTATAATTGTATGACCAATGTGTGGTTATGCTTTTAATTCCTTATAACTCTTTCTAATTTTTTGCCATTTCCTTATTATAGGTGAAACAAATTGAAGAGAATGGCACTCATTAATGAAAGTCAGCCTGAAGAATTCATTCTACTAGGCTTTGATGATCTACCTTGGCTAGAGCTTCCTCTATTCATTATTCTTTTGATAACATATCCCATGACCCTGATGGGAAACATTGCCATCATCCTGGTGTCCAAATTAGATCCCAGTCTCCGCAgtcccatgtatttcttcctcaccAATCTATCCTTTTTGGACATATGTTTAACCACAAGCATTGTGCCTCAGATGCTATTAAACCTTGGAAGCTCTAAGAAGACCATCAGCTATGTAGGATGTGTAGTTCaactttatttctttcactttatgGGGGCCACAGAATGTCTGCTCTTGGCTATCATGTCctttgaccgctatgtggccatctgcagacCTCTGCACTACCCCCTCATCATGAATCAACGCATCTGCACCTTACTAGCATCCGTTACGTGGCTGACTGGAGTGCTCTTTGCTTTCTCAGAGGCTACTCTTACATTGCAATTGCCATTGTGTGGTGTCAATCAACTGGACCACTTGTTGTGTGAGATTCCAGTTCTGATAAAGACTGCCTGTGGGGAAAAGGAGGCTAATGAGCTTGCACTCTCCGTGGTGTGTATTTTTGTATTAGTTATTCCCCTATGTTTAATTCTTACCTCCTATGCTAGTATTGGACATGCTGTACTTAAGATTAAATcttctgaaggaaggaaaaaggcctTTGGGACATGTTCCTCTCATCTCATTGTAGTTTCCTTATTTTATGGTCCAGCCATTAGCATGTACCTTCAGCCTTCATCCTCCATCACCAGGGACCAACCCAAGTTCATGGTTCTCTTCTATGGAGTGGTGACTTCTACAGTCAACCCCTTCATCTACACCCTGAGGAATAAGGATGTGAAGGGGGCATTAGGCAACCTAGTGAGGAACATTTTCATTTCCAAGTGAGGAACATTTTCATCTCCAAGTGAAAGGTTACAAACCCAAattaaattacctaacattaacAGGTTTGTGTGGGTTTTCTaagaattcacatttaaaaaacttttttagatgttgagaGACCTTTatcttactcatttatttatatgtggtgctgagaattgaacccagtgcctcacatatgccagacaaacactctaccactgaaccatgacCCCAGTCCCTAGTAATTCATTTTCCATTAGTAATGGAATCTCATGCTATGTGTTCGATTTGACAACTATATTTGTTTCTCACATTTTATAATCGCATTAGGCATGAATGTTATTAGATTATGTACACTAGTATGGAAAGCCCATTTGTGAGAATATTGAAAAATAgtattttccatttgaattttgaaataataactgTATTGAGTAGTAAAAGGagcatattaaattttaattataatataaacTTGTTAGTTTAAGCACATCATCATAAATTCACACCACATAAAATGCTACCAGTGGGTTTCCCATTGGTGTCACCTATGAAACTTTACATGACTCTTGCATTTTGACCCAAGTCTCTGCAGACAGTATGGCTTCACTTTATGTTTAAGGGGAAACATTCTACGCTTCAAAAAAATCACGTGTTTATCAGCTTCAGCTCATGTAGATTCTATCACTTTTTCAAAAATGGATTGTAATTCCTGTATACTGAATTAGTATGCAATGTTTGATATGTTTAATTAAAgaatttatcattaaatattaaaatgaataaaatttagagaaaaagtatgaataagtatttttaaagttcataacCATGAGTCTTTTGAATCAATGAGTAAAGAAGTTAATAATGGACCATtatctggaaacatttttgtatataaattggAACAGCAAGAAATGCCTTTTGAAACTGGACAACAATAAtataagaaggaaataatttgtatttttggaaggtCAGCAACTAGATaacatcaacaaatatataatatgagTATCTTTTTAATGATACAAATTTTGGATACAAATGATATTCAAAAATTTGTGACATcctgaaagttttaaaacatttataaaactcACACTTCAACTTTGAAATGCTGTTACAAAATTAGTTATAATTTATTAAAGCAAATTCATGTTTTTTGTGGTTAGTTAGTATTGAATTCATATTTAAGAATTCAATATGATGTTGCATATTGAAGACATATAGACTTGTATGAAAAACACCCCTTCCTCATTTGAACTTTCCTAATGTGTCTTCTGGTATGATCAATATCTGAGAAAAATCACTAAAAGAAAATTCCCATGGTACACTGAACCAACAACCAGAATCAACTGCAACCAGATCTACTCTTTGAAAATAACAGAATATCTGGTACTAGATCATGTCTTGAGACCTTTGGAGTTTGGTAACAACTTTGAgtgacttaaaaattaatttctgggTAATTGCTAGGGgatcaaagtttttaaatttcaagacttTCATACTTagattttctttgtagttttgaaatatttgcatattcattAGGTATGTTGAGGATGAGACCCATTTCTAAATATGgcagaattcatttttattgaaatacaatCTATATACATAGCTGAAGGTAatcttgagaaatatttttgtgCATTCTGACTATAATCCATTATGACAGATGagtgtagaattttccacttgcaTTACATGAGTATTCAAAAAGttcagatttcagagttttttgtattaaggatgctcaacctgtatagGTATTTTGAGCTTTGGTGGGGAAAGAGATCAATTCTGTGTTAAAAGCATAGCTATTAAGGCTTACTATAGTTGTTCATAGCGCTTTATTATATTATCCTGAGTCCTGACTCATTTGATGTGTATGCTATATTCTTGGCCTGTAAAGATTAttcattttggaaatataaatgtaatacaGACTCAGTGACATATCAGAACATCCTAAGAGAATTAACATAAATGTCTCAGGATAAAGAATACTTAAAATAGTGGTGAGAAAAACCCACACAATCACTTCATTTGTActacagaacttcacatttctaaGGTATGTATATtcagtatttttcataatttagttAATCTTTAAGAAGCCCTGCTGAAGGAAAGGCATATCATTATATCAAAGTGAAACTGTACTCTACTTCTGATGCAAAGCACAAACAATCTTGAGAGAGCTTTCTTCAAGAAAGCTAATTAAAAAACTTTTGTAATTTCCCAAAGAAACCAGACTTATTCCAAAGAACAAATAggaaacattaaaacattttaacttttgttgtAATGATAAAAGATTTGGGAAAGTCTTTTAGAAATCAAGATGGTAAACTAGAGATATCCTCCTGTATACAtagcataaaaatgaaaacagtttcaAATGCTTCTGAATGTAGACATTTAATTACTGACCTCAAGATCTTAGTATCATCATATATATTGAACTTTGGTTATTAGTATATGTAGAGAGTTAGGAGGTTAACTTAAATAACCACTGTtgctttctgttattttataTAGGCAGAAACCAAGTCCAGTACACTAAGAGGATTCTAATTGTACTTCTCATTACCACTCTTTCAACTTCTACATTGTATTGTATATATGACCATCAAACCACCATCCCTTTCCAAACCAATTATAATTTGTTATAATAATTCCATTTACTATACTCTTCTGCATTGTCTCctctgttctttcatttatttttgcagttaGAAATGCCTcttccagcaatgtatgagtgttggtgcaaacattatggagagcagtatggagattcctcagaaaacttggaatgaaaccaccatttgacccagttattccactcctcagtatatactcaaagcacttaaaatcagcttactacagggatgcagtcacatcaatgtttatagcagctcaactcacaatagctaaactaaggaaccaacctaggtgtccttcaacagatggatgaataaagaaaagtgtgatatatatatatacacacacaaaggactgttactcagctttaaagaggaatgaaattatggcacttgctggtaaatggatagagttggagaatatcctactaagcaaaataagtcaaatccaaaaaaccaaaagctaatGTTTTCTGGGATAttcggatgctaattcacagtaagagTGGGGTGGTGCcaaggaagaacagagttactatTAGGTAAagtgaagtgaagggaggggagtggggatAGGGGTAGGGGGATAgtagagagaaacagacattattacctcatgtacaaacaactgcatgatcaatgtgatcctacaacatgtacaatctgaaaaatgatacatacatttatgtatgatttatcaaaatgtataaacggcttttttgtcatgtataactaattagagcaaataaaattttaaaaaaagaaatgcctctTCCAATTTTCTAAATCTTAAGATCTTCCTTAAAATGAACTAATGCAATAAGTGGGAAAATACATTTCCTAAAATATGGTTCTGTCTATTGCTAAGGAAAAATGCATATTACCAAAGGAaacaacaggaaagaaataaagtcaCAAAGTACctacaaaacaaacagaaaactagCAAAACTCTTGGCAACTctatgaaaccctgtctcaaaatttaacaaaaaagactggggatgtagctcagtgatcaagtgctcctgagttcaatacccagtaccaaaagcaaaacaaaacacaaacaaaacgaacaaacaaaaacgcaaacaaacagaaaataaaaaaagaaaaaaaacctgacagAATGAAAAGTAAGTCCTTACCAATCCATAATTACCTCTGATGTAAATGGACTAAAGTGTGCAATTGAAAGACTTAGAGTGACTGACAGATAATAAAATAAGCTCCAAATAAATGCTGACTACAaagattcctttcatttttaaagacaaacaGACTGAGTGAAGGGATGGAAAAAGACTATAAAAGAGAATGGAAACCAAAGGAGAGTAGTATTAGCAAAACTTACACCAGTTATGATAGACTTTAAGTCAAAAACCatgaaattaagtaaataattCATTATGTAGTATTGAAGTCAATTTCACCAAGGACATAATAACCACAAATTAGACAAAACTAACATTAAGAGTCCTGAAGAGAGAATTATACAGGAATACAATTAAAGTAAGGGACTTCTATATTCCATTTTCACTAATAAGCTGATCATCCAAACAgaatattaataagaaaacatTGTTCTTAAGCTAAACTTTAAAACAAGTGAACCTAAGAGATGGTTATAAAACATTCTTTCTCAAATCATTGGTATACACATCTTCTCAAGTACATGAAGAACTTTCTCCAGGAAATGTTATGTATTAGTTCATAAAACTATTTCTAACTATTTTAAGGAGTTTGAAGTCATATTATGTAAACTTTTCTGAATAAAGTGGtatgaaataaatgacaaaagaaattttaaaagtttcaaatacatggaaattaagtAACATGCTGTTGtttaaacaatgaataaattaaattaaaaatgacaaagaattctAAAAATCTATTGAGACAGATAAAGATGAACATGCAACATTCCAAAGTCTGTGCAGAAGCAAATTAAGCTAAGACtagaaatataagagaaaaatagataacaaaactaagatttttagatttttggaaatatagtaaaaaaatcaacaaaccattaaagaaaaaagcaaaaattcaaaTAAGCATAATTATATACAAAAGAGGAgctaccacagaaatacaaaggacaaTAAGGTTACTATGGATAATTCATATTAATAAttggataacctagaagaaatgtaCAAATTCCTAGAGCCTTACAACCTATCAAGACGGAatcatgaagaaagagaaagtgaacaaACCAATAACAACTAAAGAGATAAGATCAATAACAAGAAGTCTTCAATCAAAGAAGAGCTCAGGAACTGATGATTTTACTGCTAAATTCTATCAAATGTTCAAATAGTAATCCTCAAACtttcccccccaaaattaaaaaaggttatacctccaaattttttttgaaagcaggaaaatttattataagaaatggaaatttaggTCAATATCCATGATGATAAGAGTTGAAAAAACCATCAAGAAAATGCTagcaaattgaattcaacaacacattaagAGTATCATTCaatggggacagagagggaaagCCTGCAGTACTAAAGGAGGAGCCAGGACTTGCCCTGCCCTGCCACTTCCTTTATGCTGCAGCCTGTTCACGCACATCCATCTGGACCTCCACTCATTTGTCAGTGGGGCGCTTTCCTCCCTGTGTCTCCCTCTGCAGACGGGCGCTGTGGAGTGGCGGCTCCCAGGCAGCCATGTGGACCCAGAGATAGACATTCCAAGGGTCTCCAGCCATCCTGGGAGATGGCCCCCAAATTTGCAACTCTTTCCCCTCCCTCAGGAAGGAGATGACTGGAGGCGTCCCCTTCACAGACACAAGCACATCAGCAAACCCTATGAAAGCGGAATTTTCTAACAAAATAAACTTGCTTGTTTGGTCTGTTTTCTGTAACTTTTGCTAaatactttatacattttttgaTGTTAAAAAGCTGTGTCTCCTGCCAGCCCCCCTTACTCCCGGTATGAATGTGTTTACTTCACATTGTATATCCTTCCATCCTCTGGCTGCCTAgatcagtaaataaaattgatgtaatataatttataagtaaCACTGTTGACACTCTGATCCCGATGGAGGCTGTAACCCGCccctctccagcccctccccaccccctaaTAGCATTCGTGTGTATTAAAGCTGaagaattaaatgtttaaagagttaaaaaaaaaaaaaaaaaaaagagtatcatTCAACTTGAGTGAGTGGTTTTAACCCTGGAACAAAAGGATGATTTCCATATACAGATCAGTAAATGTAACACATCATTTTAACAacagaatgataaaaataataaaaatcatgataATTTCAATAGACATGGAAAAATTACCTGACAAAATCCAacatcatttttctgattaaaaaaattgacaattcAAGCATAGTAGGAAGGTATCTCAAAACAAgtgtaacaataaatgttggtgagggtgtgggaaaaggttcactcacacatcgttggtgggactgaaaaccagtgcaatcactctggaaaacagtatggagtttcttcagaacacttggaattaatccaccatttgacctagttatcccactccttgctttatacccagaggactttaaaatcagcatattatagtgacacagccacatcaatgtatatagcaaCTCAATTTAGTAGtgtcaagctatggaaccaatctaggtaccccttaacagataaatggacaaagaaaatgtggtatatatacacaatggagtaatactcagtcttaaaaaataatgaaaatgatggcattttccagtaagtGGATAGAACCTGAGAATACCATGTTCCGTGAAATAAggcagtcccccaaaaccaaaggtcaaatgttctctctgatatatggctgctaaaccataacaaggaagggtagggaggggaagtatagaatttcattggattagagagatgggaataaagggaaggaaggggggatgggaattagatagcagaatgaattggacataaatttcttttgctcacatatgaatacacgaccattataactccatatcatgtataaCAACAAGAATCAAAAGTGTAATGActtgcactccatgtatgtataatatatcaaaatacaccctactgtcctgcatatcttaaaacaaaaaataaaaagaaaggtctTGAATGAGAAGGCTTCAATGAACCTCATCCTCattggtgaaaaattgaaaacctTTAAGTACTGGAATAAGATGGGATATTCAGTTTCCCAACGTTTTTTCAGTATAGTACTGTAAGTCCTAGTCAAAATAATTATGtgggagaaagaaataaaaaagcattcaaataagaaaggaagaagtgcaGTTGTCACtgttccatgaaaaaaaaaaaaaaaaaaaaacagaaaaaaaaacactagaacTAATCAGCAAATTTCATAcagttgcaggatacaaagtcAACACACAAAAACCAGtatggaaaaaaagattttctcccactctgtaggctctcttttcacattattgattatatcctttgctgagaaaaaactttttagtttgaatccatcccatttattgattattgctttgatttcttgtgctttgggagtcttgttaaggaagtctgtgctaagtcaacatgataaagatttgggcctactttgtcttctatttggtgcaaggtctctggtctaattcctaaatggTGAGGACTGTTTCCGCAATGCTGCTTGACAAGGTCCAAGCATGGGGAAGGGCTTGGCAAGGTCACCATTCCAGGAAATTGCCACTGTCATCTCTCCTAGGAATTGGATGTTTTCTTGCAATTATCATTCTTACAACTATGCAACTACAAATCATATTCCCTAGATCattgtgataagaatttaactTCAATGAGTCTGTGGAGcttgggggaggatgaggaatgctttaaaaaatgtaccaatatcacacataataagtctgaaagtacagagtttgagcagttcttcagaaaactacagtTACAGGAATTGCTTGCTCCTATACTCCTAACTGCTgccccagttaatgctttaccagtaaaACAACAACCTGACAAATGGAACAAGAGACTTGTTGTCCCCACAGTGCAAGGACTGCCCTACTTAGCTTATAGGATTGGGGGACATTTGTGGTATCCACCTAgagggaaacaagcaaataagtatAAGGACCCACCTCTCACAGATCCCTCTCTTCCCTAAACAGGAGagtacaatgaaaatgaaaaattaatattaatggtaaatggacaaatgtccaataATGATCCTTCCTTCAAAGGCTTAGATGtcaagggccaccctggaaatgtaggactaaagaacaaagaaacagcatatgcaaatacctagaaaaatattataataatatcaaaTGCCCTCATTGCATGTTAACTGGTTAAGCAGTTTATGCTGGCTTAGGTCTCATGTATGTATTGTAGTAGGTAGAGgataaatcaataacataaagaatattagGATAAAATGAAGCATGCACACTGATTGTTTGGTagtaaataacctaacttagATTTAGGTGAGCTTGGTTAGGTAATAGAGtagacctttaaggttaaatcaaCAGCATAAAAATACGAGTTAAAAATTAAGTACATGTTTTGCTTAACAGTTCAGCAAaattagtttaaaacaaaatagagtcattatgttgacaataggtctgacaccaaagggtaaacaaaggccagtaggatgaaaagaggaaaatacctttcactgtaatatgcttatgtgagtaactttaagtaaatatagaaagttgACTAATGTACCCACTATG contains:
- the LOC124989101 gene encoding olfactory receptor 2B11-like, whose product is MALINESQPEEFILLGFDDLPWLELPLFIILLITYPMTLMGNIAIILVSKLDPSLRSPMYFFLTNLSFLDICLTTSIVPQMLLNLGSSKKTISYVGCVVQLYFFHFMGATECLLLAIMSFDRYVAICRPLHYPLIMNQRICTLLASVTWLTGVLFAFSEATLTLQLPLCGVNQLDHLLCEIPVLIKTACGEKEANELALSVVCIFVLVIPLCLILTSYASIGHAVLKIKSSEGRKKAFGTCSSHLIVVSLFYGPAISMYLQPSSSITRDQPKFMVLFYGVVTSTVNPFIYTLRNKDVKGALGNLVRNIFISK